The following coding sequences are from one uncultured Tateyamaria sp. window:
- the dnaN gene encoding DNA polymerase III subunit beta, producing MKISVERGVLLKAVSQAQSVVERRNTIPILANVLIEAEGSDVTFRATDLDIEVVDKAPAQVERAGATTVAATTLHEIVRKLPDGALVTLTADSAAGRLTVEAGRSNFSLATLPKEDFPVMASSEYASNFSVDAPKLRRLFDKSKFAISTEETRYYLNGVYMHIADGDDGKALRCVATDGHRLARIDSDLPEGAADMPGVIVPRKTVGELRKLLDDDDMKIAVSVSETKVRFATPDITLTSKVIDGTFPDYTRVIPVGNTRKMEVDASDFAKAVDRVATVSSERSRAVKLQLDEDRLILSVNAPDSGAAEEELAVAYGDERLEIGFNAKYLLEIASQVDRENAVFMFNSSGDPTLMREGTDQSAVYVVMPMRV from the coding sequence ATGAAAATCAGTGTCGAACGCGGTGTGCTGCTGAAAGCGGTGAGCCAGGCCCAGTCCGTCGTCGAGCGTCGCAACACCATTCCGATCCTCGCCAACGTGCTGATCGAGGCCGAAGGGTCCGACGTCACCTTTCGCGCCACGGATCTGGATATCGAGGTGGTGGACAAGGCCCCCGCGCAGGTCGAACGCGCAGGGGCGACAACCGTTGCCGCCACCACGCTGCACGAGATTGTCCGCAAGCTGCCTGATGGCGCGCTTGTCACCCTGACCGCCGACAGTGCCGCAGGCCGCCTGACGGTCGAGGCCGGTCGATCCAACTTTTCGCTGGCGACGCTGCCCAAGGAAGATTTTCCGGTCATGGCGTCGTCGGAATACGCCTCGAACTTCTCGGTCGACGCGCCCAAGCTGCGCCGGTTGTTCGACAAGTCGAAATTCGCGATCTCGACCGAGGAGACGCGGTATTACCTGAACGGTGTTTACATGCACATCGCCGACGGCGATGACGGCAAGGCGCTGCGCTGTGTGGCAACCGACGGGCACCGTCTGGCCCGGATCGACAGCGATCTGCCCGAGGGGGCCGCAGACATGCCCGGCGTGATCGTCCCCCGCAAGACCGTGGGTGAGTTGCGCAAGCTTCTGGACGATGATGACATGAAGATTGCCGTGTCAGTGTCCGAGACCAAGGTGCGCTTTGCCACGCCCGACATCACCCTGACATCGAAGGTGATCGACGGGACGTTCCCCGACTACACCCGCGTGATCCCTGTGGGCAACACGCGGAAGATGGAAGTGGACGCCAGCGACTTTGCCAAGGCCGTGGACCGGGTGGCCACCGTGTCGTCGGAACGGTCGCGCGCGGTGAAGCTGCAACTGGACGAGGACCGCCTGATCCTGTCCGTGAACGCGCCTGACAGCGGGGCCGCCGAAGAAGAACTGGCCGTCGCCTATGGGGATGAGCGGCTGGAGATCGGGTTCAACGCGAAATACCTGCTGGAGATTGCAAGCCAGGTGGATCGCGAGAACGCCGTGTTCATGTTCAATTCCTCCGGTGATCCGACCCTGATGCGGGAAGGCACGGACCAGTCGGCGGTCTATGTCGTCATGCCGATGCGCGTGTGA
- the recF gene encoding DNA replication/repair protein RecF, with the protein MALHLTSLTLSHFRSHKLARLELDARPVAIFGPNGAGKTNILEAVSLFSPGRGLRRSSAEDMTRRPEAVGWKLSGVMQSLQQVHEIETWSEGGAARQVRIDGKAAAQTALGRVARVLWLIPSMDRLWIEGAEGRRRFLDRMTLSFMPDHAQVSLDYEKAMRERNRLLKDMVRDAHWYAALELRMAETGAAIHANRVRALAELAEAQAGAQTAFPAADLTLEPGELGMPDTVADVRNALADGRARDLAAGRTLLGPHRADLFGVYAAKGVPAKDCSTGEQKALLVSLILANARALARDFGTSPLLLLDEVAAHLDANRRAALYDEICALGAQAWMTGTGPELFSELEGRAQRIEVTADANDISEVRNT; encoded by the coding sequence GTGGCGTTGCATCTGACATCGCTGACCCTGTCCCATTTCCGGTCACACAAGCTGGCGCGGTTGGAGCTGGATGCGCGGCCCGTTGCCATTTTTGGCCCCAATGGGGCGGGCAAGACCAATATTCTGGAAGCTGTATCGCTGTTTTCGCCGGGCCGTGGCCTGCGCCGGTCCTCGGCCGAGGATATGACCCGACGCCCTGAAGCTGTGGGCTGGAAATTGTCCGGCGTGATGCAGTCGTTGCAGCAGGTGCACGAGATTGAAACCTGGTCCGAAGGTGGCGCGGCCCGGCAGGTCAGGATTGACGGCAAGGCGGCGGCGCAGACCGCGTTGGGTCGCGTGGCCCGCGTGTTGTGGTTGATCCCGTCCATGGACCGGCTTTGGATCGAAGGGGCCGAAGGGCGGCGGCGGTTTCTGGATCGCATGACCCTGTCGTTTATGCCCGATCATGCGCAGGTGTCGCTGGACTATGAAAAAGCGATGCGCGAGCGCAACCGGCTGCTCAAGGATATGGTGCGGGATGCGCATTGGTATGCCGCGCTGGAGTTGCGCATGGCAGAGACGGGCGCCGCCATTCATGCCAACCGCGTGCGGGCCTTGGCCGAACTGGCCGAGGCGCAGGCGGGGGCGCAGACCGCCTTTCCAGCCGCTGATTTGACCCTTGAACCCGGTGAGTTGGGGATGCCTGACACGGTGGCAGATGTGCGGAACGCTCTGGCGGACGGGCGCGCACGTGATCTTGCGGCGGGGCGGACGTTGTTGGGGCCTCATCGTGCTGATTTGTTTGGTGTTTATGCGGCCAAGGGCGTGCCTGCGAAGGACTGTTCGACGGGCGAGCAGAAGGCATTGCTTGTGTCCCTGATCCTTGCCAATGCGCGGGCCTTGGCACGGGATTTCGGGACGTCGCCCCTTTTGCTTCTGGATGAGGTGGCCGCGCATCTGGATGCGAACCGACGAGCGGCCCTGTATGACGAGATTTGCGCGTTGGGGGCGCAGGCGTGGATGACGGGGACCGGACCTGAATTGTTCTCAGAACTTGAGGGCCGGGCGCAAAGGATCGAGGTCACCGCCGACGCTAACGATATCTCAGAGGTAAGGAATACATGA
- a CDS encoding LysE family translocator has translation MTLQYLDIALYAGALAVLFLTPGPVWVGLIARSLSGGLHAAWPLALGVVVGDVLWSLLAIFGITWILSVYGGFLAVLKWVAAGIFLLMGALVIRNADKTIGTDSRLTRPGMWAGFLAGLAVILGNPKAILFYMGMLPGFFDLTRLTAWDVAVIVLLSMIIPLAGNLVMALFIDRARRLLTSARGLRRMNLIAGGLLICVGLIIPLT, from the coding sequence ATGACGCTTCAGTATCTTGACATCGCGCTTTATGCGGGCGCGCTGGCGGTGCTGTTCCTGACGCCGGGGCCAGTCTGGGTGGGCCTGATCGCGCGCAGCCTGTCGGGCGGGCTTCATGCGGCGTGGCCGCTGGCGCTGGGTGTGGTGGTGGGCGATGTGCTGTGGTCGCTGCTGGCGATCTTTGGCATCACGTGGATCCTGTCGGTCTATGGTGGATTTCTAGCAGTCCTGAAATGGGTCGCCGCGGGCATCTTCCTGCTGATGGGTGCGCTGGTGATCCGAAATGCCGACAAGACCATCGGGACGGACAGCCGCCTGACACGGCCCGGGATGTGGGCCGGGTTTCTGGCGGGGCTGGCCGTGATCCTGGGCAACCCGAAGGCCATTTTGTTCTACATGGGGATGCTGCCGGGATTCTTTGATCTGACACGTCTGACGGCATGGGACGTGGCCGTGATTGTCCTGCTGTCGATGATCATACCGCTGGCCGGGAACCTGGTCATGGCGCTGTTCATCGACCGGGCGCGGCGGCTTTTGACCTCGGCCCGGGGCTTGCGTCGCATGAACCTGATTGCGGGCGGTTTGCTGATCTGCGTGGGCCTGATCATCCCGCTGACCTGA
- the gyrB gene encoding DNA topoisomerase (ATP-hydrolyzing) subunit B, with amino-acid sequence MSENEQTPEDYGADSIKVLKGLEAVRKRPGMYIGDTDDGSGLHHMVYEVVDNGIDEALAGHADAVTVTIHADSSVSVSDNGRGIPVGIHEEEGVSAAEVIMTQLHAGGKFDSNSYKVSGGLHGVGVSVVNALSVELDLRIWRDGKEHVARFAHGDTVEHLKVVGDAGDRTGTEVRFLASTETFSNLDYSFDTLEKRLRELAFLNSGVRIILVDERPVEHLRSELFYEGGVREFVKYLDRSKSSVMPEPIFIQGERDEIGVEVAMWWNDSYHENVLPFTNNIPQRDGGTHMAGFRGALTRTINNYAQSSGIAKKEKVNFTGDDAREGLTCVLSVKVPDPKFSSQTKDKLVSSEVRPAVEGLVNEKLAEWFEENPNEAKIIVGKIIEAALAREAARKARELTRRKTAMDVNYLAGKLKDCSEKDPSKTEVFLVEGDSAGGSAQTGRDRLTQAVLPLRGKILNVERARFDRMLGSQEIGNLVMALGTGIGRDEFDISKLRYHKIVIMTDADVDGAHIRTLLLTFFYRQMPELIEGGYLYIAQPPLYKVARGKSEVYLKDQMALEDYLIEQGTDGAMLRQGNGEEIVGQDLVRVVEDARQLKRVLQAFPTHYPRHILEQAAIAGAFVPGAVDSDLQGVADKVAERLNLIALEWERGWQGRITQDKGVRLARILRGVEEVRTLDGPMLRSGEARKTGSFTQGLQDVYGTPATLIRKDRVQAIMGPMDLLDAILEEGERGLSLQRYKGLGEMNPDQLWETTLDPDARTLLQVRVEDMAEADDLFTKLMGDVVEPRREFIQQNALSVENLDF; translated from the coding sequence ATGTCAGAAAACGAGCAAACCCCCGAAGACTACGGCGCGGATTCTATCAAGGTTCTCAAGGGCTTGGAGGCGGTACGCAAGCGTCCGGGCATGTATATCGGCGACACCGACGACGGCAGCGGCCTGCACCACATGGTGTACGAGGTCGTGGACAACGGAATTGACGAGGCGCTGGCCGGTCATGCGGATGCTGTCACGGTCACAATCCACGCGGATTCTTCGGTGTCGGTCAGCGACAATGGGCGCGGGATTCCGGTGGGGATTCACGAGGAAGAGGGCGTATCCGCGGCCGAGGTCATCATGACCCAACTGCACGCCGGGGGTAAGTTCGATTCGAACTCGTACAAGGTGTCGGGCGGTCTGCACGGCGTGGGTGTGTCCGTGGTCAACGCGTTGTCCGTGGAATTGGACCTGCGCATCTGGCGCGATGGCAAGGAACATGTGGCGCGCTTTGCCCATGGTGACACGGTTGAGCATCTGAAGGTCGTCGGGGATGCCGGAGACCGCACGGGGACCGAAGTGCGGTTCCTGGCCTCGACCGAGACATTTTCGAACCTCGATTATTCCTTCGACACGCTTGAAAAGCGGCTGCGCGAACTGGCGTTCCTGAATTCCGGCGTGCGCATCATTCTGGTGGACGAGCGGCCCGTGGAACATCTGCGGTCCGAACTGTTCTACGAGGGCGGTGTGCGGGAATTCGTGAAGTACCTGGACCGGTCGAAATCGTCCGTGATGCCCGAACCAATTTTCATCCAGGGTGAACGGGACGAGATCGGCGTCGAGGTCGCGATGTGGTGGAACGACAGCTACCACGAGAATGTCCTGCCCTTTACCAACAATATCCCACAGCGCGATGGCGGCACGCATATGGCGGGCTTTCGCGGCGCGCTGACCCGGACCATCAACAACTATGCGCAGTCCAGCGGCATCGCGAAGAAGGAGAAGGTGAACTTTACCGGCGATGACGCGCGCGAGGGGCTGACCTGCGTCCTGTCCGTCAAGGTGCCGGACCCGAAATTCAGCAGCCAGACCAAGGACAAGCTGGTGTCGTCCGAAGTGCGCCCGGCAGTCGAGGGGTTGGTGAACGAGAAGCTGGCCGAGTGGTTCGAGGAAAACCCGAACGAGGCCAAGATCATCGTCGGCAAGATCATCGAAGCGGCGTTGGCCCGGGAGGCGGCGCGCAAGGCGCGGGAACTCACACGGCGCAAGACGGCGATGGATGTGAACTATCTTGCCGGCAAGCTGAAAGACTGTTCAGAGAAGGACCCGTCAAAGACAGAGGTTTTCCTGGTCGAGGGTGACTCGGCTGGCGGCTCCGCCCAGACGGGGCGCGACCGGCTGACCCAAGCCGTCCTGCCCCTGCGCGGCAAGATCCTGAACGTGGAACGGGCGCGATTTGACCGGATGCTGGGCAGCCAGGAGATCGGGAACCTGGTCATGGCGCTGGGCACCGGTATTGGTCGGGACGAATTCGACATCTCGAAACTGCGCTACCACAAGATCGTCATCATGACGGACGCCGACGTGGATGGCGCGCATATCCGTACACTGCTGCTGACCTTCTTTTACCGGCAGATGCCGGAATTGATCGAGGGCGGGTACCTCTATATCGCGCAGCCGCCGCTGTACAAAGTGGCGCGCGGCAAGTCCGAGGTTTATTTGAAGGACCAGATGGCGCTTGAGGATTACCTGATCGAGCAGGGCACCGACGGGGCCATGTTGCGCCAGGGCAATGGCGAGGAAATCGTCGGCCAGGACCTGGTGCGTGTCGTCGAGGATGCACGGCAATTGAAACGCGTTCTGCAAGCGTTTCCAACGCATTACCCACGCCACATTCTGGAACAGGCGGCCATTGCGGGCGCCTTTGTGCCCGGCGCGGTTGATTCCGACCTTCAAGGCGTGGCCGACAAGGTGGCCGAGCGCCTGAACCTGATCGCACTGGAATGGGAACGTGGGTGGCAGGGCCGGATCACGCAGGACAAGGGTGTGCGGCTGGCCCGTATCCTGCGCGGCGTCGAAGAGGTGCGCACGCTGGACGGCCCGATGCTGCGCTCGGGCGAGGCGCGCAAGACCGGATCGTTTACCCAAGGGCTGCAAGATGTGTACGGCACGCCCGCCACGTTGATCCGCAAGGACCGGGTGCAGGCGATCATGGGACCCATGGACCTGCTGGATGCGATCCTTGAGGAAGGCGAGCGGGGGCTCAGCCTCCAACGCTACAAGGGTCTGGGCGAAATGAATCCCGATCAGCTGTGGGAAACCACGCTGGACCCCGACGCGCGCACGCTGTTGCAGGTGCGGGTCGAGGATATGGCCGAGGCCGACGACCTGTTCACCAAGCTGATGGGCGACGTCGTGGAACCGCGCCGCGAGTTCATTCAGCAGAACGCGTTGAGCGTTGAAAATCTGGACTTCTGA
- a CDS encoding nitroreductase family protein: protein MFSKDKLEYRQLPLPDRQDLDDAEMLKRVEDFRDFMAQRHTVRDYSTRPVAQDVIAACVAAAGTAPSGANHQPWHFVAISDPAVKRHIREAAEEEERKFYDGGASDEWIKALEPIGTNADKPHLEDAPWLIVVFAQRYGLFDDGTRYKNYYVPESVGIATGMLLTALHTAGLVTLTHTPNPMKFLGDLLGRPESEKATMIIAVGHAAEDATVPAVAKIKKPLSEILTVR, encoded by the coding sequence ATGTTCTCGAAAGACAAGCTGGAATACCGCCAATTGCCCCTGCCGGATCGGCAGGACCTTGACGATGCCGAGATGCTGAAGCGCGTGGAAGATTTCCGCGATTTCATGGCCCAGCGCCACACCGTGCGCGACTATTCCACCCGCCCCGTCGCCCAGGATGTGATCGCGGCATGCGTGGCGGCGGCGGGCACGGCCCCGTCGGGTGCGAACCACCAGCCCTGGCATTTCGTGGCCATCAGCGATCCCGCCGTCAAACGGCACATCCGTGAGGCGGCCGAGGAAGAAGAGCGCAAGTTCTATGACGGCGGCGCAAGCGACGAATGGATCAAGGCGCTGGAGCCCATTGGCACCAATGCCGACAAGCCGCATCTTGAGGATGCGCCATGGCTGATCGTGGTCTTTGCCCAGCGCTATGGGCTGTTTGATGACGGCACGCGGTACAAGAACTATTACGTGCCGGAAAGCGTCGGTATTGCGACAGGCATGTTGCTGACGGCGCTGCATACCGCTGGCCTTGTCACGCTCACCCATACGCCCAACCCGATGAAGTTTCTGGGGGACCTGCTGGGCCGACCCGAGAGTGAGAAGGCAACGATGATCATCGCGGTCGGGCACGCAGCCGAGGATGCAACCGTGCCTGCCGTCGCAAAGATCAAAAAGCCGCTCAGTGAAATCCTGACCGTCCGCTGA
- a CDS encoding DUF2853 family protein, producing MGKRDDLIAQYADDLKNKCGMTADMDLLTKVTIGCGPSIYDADASTVASSQPGELETVKKNFLMKKLGLPDGPNLDEAIAKVIETYGKSERNKYRAVVYYMLTKHFGKESVYS from the coding sequence ATGGGCAAGAGGGACGATCTGATCGCGCAATACGCCGATGATCTGAAGAACAAGTGCGGCATGACCGCTGACATGGATCTGCTGACGAAGGTCACGATTGGCTGCGGCCCGTCGATCTATGATGCAGACGCATCGACCGTGGCATCCAGCCAGCCGGGCGAATTGGAAACGGTCAAGAAGAACTTCCTGATGAAAAAACTGGGCCTGCCCGACGGTCCGAACCTGGACGAAGCGATTGCGAAGGTCATCGAGACCTATGGCAAGTCCGAGCGCAACAAGTACCGCGCCGTTGTCTACTACATGCTGACCAAGCATTTCGGCAAAGAGAGCGTCTACAGCTGA
- a CDS encoding DUF1761 domain-containing protein yields the protein MGFLAVLAAGVAGFMFGAIWYTVLARPWMAVSGVPLNEAGDAPANQANPVPYITSIVGAILVAGMMRHVFVLSGIDSFGEGLVSGFGIGLFLVTPWIATFYAFGARPFRLTLIDGGYATFGCTVIGAVLTLL from the coding sequence ATGGGATTTTTGGCGGTTTTGGCGGCAGGTGTCGCCGGGTTCATGTTTGGGGCGATCTGGTACACGGTACTGGCCAGGCCCTGGATGGCCGTGTCGGGTGTGCCGTTGAATGAGGCGGGCGATGCCCCGGCGAACCAGGCAAACCCCGTGCCCTACATCACCAGCATCGTGGGCGCGATCCTTGTGGCAGGGATGATGCGCCACGTCTTTGTCCTGAGCGGGATCGACAGCTTTGGCGAAGGGCTGGTGTCCGGTTTTGGCATCGGGCTGTTTCTGGTCACGCCGTGGATCGCGACCTTCTATGCGTTCGGCGCGCGGCCGTTTCGCCTGACATTGATCGATGGCGGCTATGCCACGTTCGGCTGTACCGTCATCGGCGCGGTATTGACGCTGTTGTAA
- a CDS encoding EVE domain-containing protein — protein MKYWLFKSEPSTWSWDQQVAKGDAGEEWDGVRNYQARNFMREMTVGDRGFFYHSQTEKAVVGIVEVKAEAHPDSTSDDDRWDCVDIRAIGPVKTPVTLEMVKADPRLEDMALIRNSRLSVQPVTPAEWVIVCEMAGVKP, from the coding sequence ATGAAGTATTGGTTGTTCAAATCCGAACCTTCGACCTGGAGCTGGGACCAGCAGGTCGCCAAGGGGGATGCTGGCGAAGAATGGGACGGCGTGCGCAACTACCAGGCGCGCAACTTCATGCGCGAGATGACGGTGGGCGACCGGGGGTTCTTTTACCATTCGCAGACGGAAAAGGCGGTTGTCGGTATTGTCGAGGTCAAGGCCGAAGCGCACCCCGACAGCACCAGCGATGACGACCGGTGGGACTGTGTGGACATCAGGGCGATTGGCCCGGTGAAGACGCCTGTCACGCTTGAAATGGTCAAGGCAGACCCGCGCCTTGAAGACATGGCGCTGATCCGCAATTCGCGTCTGTCGGTTCAGCCCGTGACACCGGCCGAATGGGTGATCGTCTGCGAAATGGCGGGTGTGAAACCCTAA
- a CDS encoding YciI family protein, which produces MLFALMAFDKDGALDVRMENRPAHLAYLDSTGVVKQAGPFLDEAGNPCGSLIVLEVDDMAAAQDWADNDPYAKAGLFRDVQIKPWKQVIGA; this is translated from the coding sequence ATGCTTTTTGCCCTGATGGCTTTTGACAAGGACGGCGCGCTGGACGTGCGGATGGAGAACCGACCAGCGCATCTGGCGTATCTGGACAGCACCGGCGTGGTGAAACAGGCGGGGCCGTTTCTGGACGAAGCGGGCAACCCCTGTGGGTCGTTGATCGTGCTTGAGGTCGACGACATGGCCGCTGCGCAGGACTGGGCAGACAACGATCCCTACGCCAAGGCGGGCTTGTTCCGGGACGTGCAGATCAAGCCATGGAAACAGGTGATCGGGGCATGA
- a CDS encoding NAD(P)H-dependent glycerol-3-phosphate dehydrogenase, which produces MSVGIIGAGAFGTALTVALAPYQAVTLWVRDAGQARDMANTRQNQARLPNVDLPDQIEVTAQLETVLTCRTLLFAIPTQALRRFLIGLDLSAHTAVACCKGIEVTTGVGPTAILAGARHSAALTGPSFAADIARGLPTALTLACADDDVATTLQSLLSTPKLRLYRTTDVQGAELGGALKNVIAIGCGAVMGAGLGDSARAALLTRGFAEMQRAAVALGAQPETLMGLSGLGDLTLTCTSDKSRNYRLGLALGSGREFDAAITVEGAHTARALRSVAATHGLDLPICATVADLVDGHMDVPGAMAQLMARPLKEE; this is translated from the coding sequence GTGAGCGTCGGGATCATCGGCGCCGGGGCGTTCGGGACGGCACTGACGGTTGCCTTGGCGCCCTATCAGGCGGTGACGTTGTGGGTGCGTGATGCCGGACAGGCACGGGATATGGCCAATACCCGGCAGAACCAGGCACGTCTGCCCAATGTCGATTTGCCGGACCAGATCGAGGTAACTGCCCAGTTAGAGACTGTTCTGACCTGTCGCACACTCTTGTTTGCCATCCCGACACAAGCGCTGCGCCGGTTTCTGATTGGGTTGGACCTGTCCGCGCATACGGCGGTCGCTTGTTGCAAAGGGATCGAGGTCACGACAGGCGTGGGTCCCACGGCCATCCTGGCGGGCGCACGGCATTCGGCGGCGCTGACCGGTCCCAGCTTTGCCGCCGACATTGCGCGTGGATTGCCCACCGCGCTGACCCTTGCCTGTGCGGACGATGATGTCGCCACGACGCTGCAAAGCCTGCTGTCCACACCCAAGCTGCGTCTCTATCGCACGACGGATGTCCAGGGCGCCGAGCTTGGCGGTGCGCTCAAGAATGTCATTGCCATCGGGTGCGGTGCCGTCATGGGCGCGGGTCTGGGCGACAGTGCGCGCGCCGCCCTTTTGACGCGCGGCTTTGCCGAGATGCAGCGCGCGGCGGTGGCGCTGGGCGCGCAGCCTGAGACATTGATGGGGCTGAGCGGACTGGGCGACCTGACGCTCACCTGCACCTCGGACAAGTCGCGCAACTATCGTCTGGGCCTTGCCCTTGGGTCGGGAAGGGAATTTGATGCCGCCATCACCGTCGAAGGGGCACATACGGCCCGGGCCCTGCGCAGCGTGGCGGCGACGCACGGCCTTGACCTGCCCATTTGTGCAACGGTCGCGGATCTGGTGGATGGACATATGGATGTACCCGGTGCGATGGCCCAACTGATGGCCCGCCCGCTGAAGGAGGAATGA
- the tsaD gene encoding tRNA (adenosine(37)-N6)-threonylcarbamoyltransferase complex transferase subunit TsaD has protein sequence MTNPVTVLGLESSCDDTAAAVVRGVPGDMQVVSSVVFGQSDLHADFGGVVPEIAARAHAERLDVSVAGALEQAGLCLSDIDAIAATCGPGLIGGVVAGVMTAKGLSAATGKPLYGINHLAGHALTPRLSDGIPYPYLMLLVSGGHCQFLLTHGPDRFTRLGGTIDDAPGEAFDKVARLTGLGQPGGPAIEVAARQGDPARFAFPRPLAGKPGCDLSFSGLKTAVLRARDDIVADKGGLTAQDQADLAAAFQAAVTDSLAGKARRALDLYLDLGPDVSTMCVAGGVAANMTIRAALETVCADFGTAFNAPPLSLCTDNAAMIAAAAIEQMPHRAPDGMDLSARPRMPLDTRSAAMLGSGKKGAKA, from the coding sequence ATGACCAACCCTGTAACAGTGCTGGGACTGGAAAGCAGCTGCGACGACACGGCAGCGGCTGTGGTGCGCGGTGTGCCCGGCGACATGCAGGTGGTGTCCTCTGTCGTGTTTGGTCAATCCGATCTGCACGCCGACTTTGGCGGCGTCGTCCCCGAGATTGCGGCACGCGCCCATGCCGAGCGGCTGGATGTCAGTGTTGCGGGTGCCCTTGAACAGGCGGGTCTTTGTCTTTCGGATATCGATGCGATTGCCGCGACTTGCGGACCCGGCCTGATCGGGGGGGTCGTGGCGGGTGTGATGACGGCCAAGGGGCTGTCGGCGGCGACGGGCAAACCGCTATATGGCATCAACCACCTGGCCGGACATGCGCTGACGCCACGGCTGTCCGATGGCATTCCGTACCCCTACCTGATGCTGCTTGTGTCGGGCGGGCATTGTCAGTTCCTGCTGACCCACGGGCCCGACCGGTTCACGCGGTTGGGCGGCACCATCGACGATGCCCCTGGCGAAGCGTTTGACAAGGTCGCGCGGCTGACCGGCCTGGGCCAACCCGGCGGCCCCGCGATCGAGGTGGCGGCGCGGCAGGGGGACCCGGCCCGTTTTGCCTTTCCGCGCCCGTTGGCGGGCAAGCCGGGCTGCGATCTGAGTTTTTCCGGCCTCAAGACCGCTGTGTTGCGGGCGCGGGACGACATCGTGGCGGACAAGGGCGGATTGACCGCGCAGGATCAGGCCGACCTTGCCGCTGCGTTTCAGGCGGCGGTCACCGACAGTCTGGCGGGCAAGGCGCGGCGCGCGCTTGACCTGTATCTGGACCTGGGGCCGGACGTGTCGACCATGTGCGTTGCCGGCGGGGTTGCGGCCAACATGACCATTCGCGCCGCGTTAGAGACGGTTTGCGCCGATTTCGGCACCGCCTTCAACGCCCCACCCTTGTCCCTGTGCACCGATAACGCGGCGATGATTGCGGCGGCCGCAATCGAACAGATGCCGCACCGGGCCCCTGACGGCATGGATCTGTCCGCCCGCCCCCGGATGCCGCTGGACACGCGCAGCGCGGCGATGCTCGGCTCTGGCAAGAAAGGCGCCAAGGCGTGA